Proteins found in one Quercus robur chromosome 2, dhQueRobu3.1, whole genome shotgun sequence genomic segment:
- the LOC126712108 gene encoding uncharacterized protein LOC126712108 isoform X3: MLKDLNALNISDGAKAEVSKSLINRIYDVFSDGIHFSTPVSSLRTNEVDLVRGVLRMFQGLSSSLFYWGQSEKSFYAKSGIYVTHLSHTSLLNILNQFMYAATCLQRVEIVVNKVETSVRLSPPTLRAFACSVSAWIKRLRDIALKEEMKIRDADIGTTPTLLGLVNSLSSLCSGAEYLLQIVHGAIPQVYFESSSSVPAAELAVHVLDYLYKKLDEVCLVQGGEEEAYQMLLHIFVGSLLPYIEALDSWLFEGTLDDPFEEVFFYANKAISVDDAEFWEKSYLLRFVQFQKLDDELSAATSNSNHVPITNEKKDMGERDSISMPSLFKGKERVIRDCRTCPLFIHDISKSILSAGKSLQLIQHVPTTFSATSGKGSDCQFDGFGSSIDGFHRGQHIAGLTLSEVFLVSLTGLIGHGDHISRYFWQDDLCKSEILPSFDESFVSKLKVGNVGGETLPSCSEKIWYKFLVDTLLQKRMNNLKSACMDASSFLDANEENMVAGLRDKLPLLESFCPENPVITVCQTSLRNNMDAWKTLNLSRNFYLPPLNDEALRKAVYGCESKSSHVTQGTNYTFGFQFGESDYARSQNDTELLEVVFPFPTLLPSFQDDLQMPELLPFQKNSTLASRVLCWLQNVEPRTTPLPVVIMQECLTVYIKKQVDYIGKHILSKLMTDWRLMDELAVLRAIYLLGSGDLLQHFLTVIFNKLDKGETWDDDFELNTLLQESIRNSADGMLLSPDSLVVYIAKNQGFDGDPSLATVASPPRKNRVHSFGIDGLDLLKFTYKVPWPLELIANAEAVKKYNQVMCFLLKVKRAKFVLDKARRWMWKGRGTPTYNRKHHWLVEQKLLHFVDAFHQYVMDRVWLPLDPGMKS, from the exons ATGCTAAAGGATTTAAATGCTCTGAACATTTCTG ATGGGGCAAAGGCAGAAGTTTCTAAAAGCTTAATCAATAGGATCTATGATGTCTTCTCTGATGGCATACATTTTTCAACACCAGTTTCCTCCTTGAGGACAAATGAAGTTGATTTG GTACGAGGTGTTTTACGAATGTTTCAAGGGCTTTCTAGTTCCTTGTTCTATTGGGGCCAGAGTGAAAAGAGTTTTTATGCCAAAAGTGGGATATATGTGACTCACCTTTCCCATACAAGCCTTCTTAACATCCTCAACCAATTTATGTATGCTGCGACATGTTTACAGCGTGTAGAAATAGTGGTCAATAAAGTTGAGACATCTGTGAGGTTATCACCCCCTACTTTGAGGGCATTTGCATGTTCTGTCTCTGCTTGGATTAAG AGGTTGCGGGATATTGCTCTGAAGGAGGAAATGAAGATCCGTGATGCTGACATTGGAACCACTCCCACCCTATTAGGTTTAGTCAATTCTCTATCAAG CCTCTGCTCAGGTGCTGAGTATCTATTGCAAATAGTTCACGGAGCCATACCCCAAGTGTATTTTGAGTCCAGTTCTTCTGTTCCAGCTGCTGAATTGGCTGTGCATGTGCTTGACTATCTTTACAAGAAGCTCGATGAAGTATGTCTAGTGCAAGGTGGTGAG GAGGAAGCTTATCAAATGCTACTTCATATTTTTGTTGGGAGTTTGTTACCATACATTGAGGCTCTTGATTCCTGGCTATTTGAAGGAACACTAGATGATCCTTTTGAGGAG GTGTTCTTTTATGCTAACAAAGCAATCTCAGTTGATGATGCTGAGTTCTGGGAGAAGAGCTATCTATTAAGATTTGTACAGTTTCAGAAACtagatgatgagctctctgctgcGACTAGCAACAGCAATCATGTACCTATAACAAATGAGAAGAAGGATATGGGTGAACGGGATTCCATCTCTATGCCTAGTTTATTCAAAGGAAAAGAGCGGGTCATTAGAGATTGCCGAACATGTCCTCTGTTTATCCATGACATATCTAAATCAATTCTTTCTGCTGGAAAATCATTGCAGCTGATCCAGCATGTTCCGACTACATTCTCAGCGACATCTGGCAAAGGAAGTGATTGTCAGTTTGATGGTTTTGGAAGCTCTATTGATGGTTTTCATCGTGGGCAACATATAGCAGGGTTAACATTATCGGAAGTTTTCTTAGTTTCGTTAACAGGTCTTATAGGCCATGGTGATCACATCTCAAGATACTTTTGGCAAGATGACCTCTGCAAATCTGAGATTCTCCCATCATTTGATGAATCCTTCGTGAGCAAGCTAAAAGTGGGAAATGTTGGTGGTGAAACTTTGCCATCATGCTCAGAGAAGATTTGGTATAAGTTCTTGGTTGATACATTGCTGCAGAAAAGAATGAACAATTTAAAGTCTGCATGTATGGATGCAAGTTCTTTTCTTGATGCAAATGAAGAGAATATGGTTGCAGGTCTTAGGGATAAATTGCCTCTCTTGGAATCATTCTGCCCAGAAAATCCAGTTATTACTGTCTGTCAGACAAGCCTTAGAAATAATATGGATGCCTGGAAAACATTGAACTTGTCTAGAAATTTCTATCTACCTCCTTTAAATGATGAGGCTTTACGAAAGGCTGTCTATGGTTGTGAGAGCAAATCTTCTCATGTTACTCAAGGAACAAATTATACTTTTGGTTTTCAGTTTGGAGAATCCGATTATGCTCGTTCACAAAATGACACAGAACTCTTAGAAGTGGTGTTTCCTTTCCCTACTCTTCTTCCTTCATTTCAG GATGATCTCCAAATGCCAGAGCTGTTACCTTTCCAGAAAAATAGCACACTTGCATCAAGAGTTCTCTGCTGGCTTCAAAATGTTGAGCCAAGAACTACTCCACTCCCTGTGGTTATAATGCAGGAATGCCTTACTGTCTACATTAAGAAGCAA GTGGATTATATTGGCAAGCATATATTGTCAAAGTTGATGACTGATTGGAGATTGATGGATGAGCTTGCAGTATTGCGGGCCATATACTTGTTAGGTTCAG GTGATCTACTGCAGCATTTTTTGACTGTGATTTTTAATAAGCTGGACAAGGGAGAAACTTGGGATGATGATTTTGAGTTGAATACATTATTACAG GAATCTATTAGAAACTCTGCTGATGGAATGCTACTAAGTCCAGATTCATTGGTTGTGTACATCGCTAAAAATCAAGGTTTTGATGGTGATCCTAGTTTGGCTACTGTTGCCTCCCCCCCTCGTAAAAATCGTGTTCACAGTTTTGGGATTGATGGCCTTGATTTATTGAAATTCACCTACAAG GTCCCCTGGCCACTTGAACTTATTGCTAATGCAGAGGCTGTTAAGAAGTATAACCAA GTGATGTGCTTCTTGTTGAAGGTCAAGCGTGCAAAGTTTGTTCTTGATAAAGCTCGGAGGTGGATGTGGaag GGTAGAGGCACTCCGACATACAACCGCAAGCACCACTGGTTAGTGGAGCAGAAACTCCTCCATTTCGTGGATGCTTTTCACCAATATGTAATGGATAGG GTATGGCTGCCGCTCGATCCTGGGATGAAGTCATAG